One genomic window of Ziziphus jujuba cultivar Dongzao chromosome 4, ASM3175591v1 includes the following:
- the LOC125422029 gene encoding G-type lectin S-receptor-like serine/threonine-protein kinase SD2-5, giving the protein MTNPFPSTIPSNSFLPLFPSLQPRSWKKISIEIMSCLFHILPIIFYVYFLRLSTTVTGQYKETSSIYYLDPGLPSTWNNSNPDAMDGWEMTVLLENRNHTYNVGFYCGFYCTGNCSSYLLSIVAFGNGGHNVVWAANRNRPVRKNASVQLTSNEGLVLRDSEGIRVWSTNISGISVYGMNLTEEGNLVLFSNDEEYKIWQSFEHPRDTLLIGQSLTKGQKLVASSFTSFWMDGPFYAPH; this is encoded by the coding sequence ATGACCAATCCCTTCCCATCCACCATCCCCTCCAACTCTtttcttcctctctttccctctctccAACCAAGGAGTTGGAAGAAAATTTCGATAGAGATCATGTCTTGCCTATTCCATATTCttcctattattttttatgtctaCTTTCTCAGACTTTCAACTACAGTTACTGGACAATACAAAGAAACAAGTTCTATATACTACCTTGATCCAGGCCTTCCCTCAACTTGGAACAACAGCAATCCAGATGCCATGGATGGATGGGAGATGACAGTTTTACTAGAAAATAGAAACCACACATATAATGTTGGTTTCTATTGTGGATTTTACTGCACTGGAAACTGCAGTTCCTACCTGTTGTCGATTGTTGCTTTTGGAAATGGAGGTCATAATGTAGTTTGGGCAGCCAACAGAAATCGTCCCGTTCGAAAGAATGCATCTGTGCAGCTGACAAGCAATGAAGGCTTAGTACTACGAGACTCCGAGGGGATACGAGTGTGGTCAACCAATATATCAGGTATTTCTGTATATGGAATGAACCTTACTGAAGAAGGAAATTTGGTTCTATTTAGTAATGATGAAGAATATAAGATTTGGCAATCTTTTGAACATCCCAGGGACACATTATTAATTGGGCAGAGTTTAACAAAGGGTCAGAAACTTGTTGCAAGTTCCTTCACGTCCTTCTGGATGGATGGCCCTTTCTATGCCCCACATTAA
- the LOC107417213 gene encoding G-type lectin S-receptor-like serine/threonine-protein kinase SD2-5: protein MMYYSLNDQNSISGLRYEMQQLENFGISTPRYPLSYIEYVKLDTDGHLRMYQYFTREKSSTNVVDMVTSDCKNISSNRYHLMQVRNIAYSINISKDAIEAGQQNTCLLACQRNCSCNAAVFIHENDISNGTCYFPSEIVSVGEEQTTDRRSATFIKVLNPNGISSPSPPEFIPPSPPFEPQPNLSPSPSPLGGDVPEILPPSSPPGIRKNLAAILSLSMAGGFIIIVIIITCLVMLRKKKLEDGDGDEDGEDNMSQVPGMLISFSYKDLEVATENFKEKLGTGGFGSVFKGIRADGTRVAVKRLDKMSRGKREFLAEVETIGSLHHFNLVKLVGFCAEKSCRLLVYEYMINGSLDNWIFSRDRSHTLDWQTRKKIILDIAKGLAYLHEDCRQKIIHLDIKPHNILLDEYFNAKVSDFGLSTLIDRNESQVLTTMRGTPGYLAPEWQQLRVTVKVDVYSFGIVLLEIVTKRKNVDPSRSESSFHLLKMLQKKAEEEKLIDIVEDLDEEMENKEEEMVRTIKVAAWCLQNDHTRRPLMSTVVKVLEGVMEVDQNIMYMFSHALASTSVANDHMTVAPQASMLSAPR from the coding sequence ATGATGTATTACAGTTTGAATGATCAAAATTCGATATCTGGACTAAGATATGAAATGCAACAACTTGAGAACTTTGGAATATCTACGCCAAGATATCCTCTTTCGTATATTGAGTACGTAAAACTCGATACTGATGGTCATTTAAGGATGTACCAGTATTTTACAAGAGAAAAATCTAGCACCAATGTTGTTGATATGGTTACCTCGGATTGCAAAAATATTTCTTCAAACAGATACCATCTGATGCAAGTAAGGAACATTGCTTACTCCATCAACATTTCAAAGGATGCAATTGAAGCTGGTCAGCAAAACACATGTTTACTAGCCTGTCAGCGAAATTGTTCTTGCAATGCAGCTGTCTTCATCCATGAGAATGATATTTCAAATGGAACTTGTTATTTTCCATCTGAGATTGTTTCTGTTGGAGAAGAACAAACAACAGATAGAAGATCAGCCACTTTTATAAAGGTACTGAATCCAAATGGAATTTCAAGTCCTTCGCCACCAGAGTTCATCCCACCGTCTCCTCCTTTTGAACCTCAACCAAATTTGTCACCAAGTCCTTCACCATTAGGAGGAGATGTACCAGAGATTCTCCCACCATCTTCACCTCCAGGAATTCGAAAGAATTTGGCAGCAATATTATCACTATCTATGGCTGGTGGTTTCATTATCATTGTTATAATAATCACGTGCCTTGTGATGTTGAGGAAGAAAAAACTGGAGGATGGAGATGGGGATGAGGATGGGGAAGACAATATGAGTCAAGTTCCTGGAATGCTCATTTCTTTTTCATACAAGGACTTGGAAGTTGCAACTGAAAATTTCAAGGAAAAGCTAGGCACTGGAGGATTTGGATCTGTGTTCAAAGGAATTCGAGCAGATGGAACCAGAGTTGCAGTGAAGAGGTTGGATAAAATGAGTCGGGGGAAGAGGGAGTTCTTAGCAGAAGTTGAGACAATTGGAAGCCTGCACCACTTTAATCTTGTGAAGTTGGTCGGATTTTGTGCAGAAAAATCATGCAGGCTGCTAGTATACGAATACATGATCAATGGATCTCTGGACAATTGGATTTTCTCGAGGGACCGATCTCATACTCTAGATTGGCAAACTCGAAAGAAAATCATCCTTGACATAGCCAAGGGGTTGGCCTATCTTCATGAAGATTGTCGACAGAAGATAATACATTTAGATATCAAACCACATAATATTCTCTTAGATGAATATTTCAATGCCAAAGTCTCTGACTTTGGCCTGTCGACACTGATTGACAGAAATGAGAGCCAAGTCCTAACCACAATGAGAGGAACTCCTGGATATCTAGCTCCTGAGTGGCAACAATTAAGGGTCACCGTAAAAGTTGATGTATACAGTTTTGGTATTGTCCTTCTTGAAATTGTTACCAAAAGGAAAAATGTCGATCCTTCACGGTCAGAGTCTAGCTTTCACCTACTTAAAATGTTGCAGAAGAAGGCCGAAGAGGAAAAGCTCATTGACATTGTTGAAGATTTGGATGAAGAAATGGAAAACAAGGAGGAAGAAATGGTGAGGACGATAAAGGTTGCTGCTTGGTGTCTGCAAAATGATCATACAAGAAGGCCTCTCATGTCTACAGTAGTGAAAGTCTTGGAAGGAGTTATGGAAGTAGACCAAAATATAATGTATATGTTTTCTCATGCATTGGCCTCTACATCTGTTGCAAATGACCATATGACAGTTGCTCCCCAAGCTTCTATGCTTTCTGCTCCAAGATGA